The genomic segment AGACCTCTGTTTCTGACTATAACTGCAAAAGATGGGATTCATCCATCGGTATTGATGTCAATTTTTTATCGGCCAAAGAGGATTTCTCTAGCGGGAGGGCGAAACTAACCCAGCAAACTATTCATGGCGGGCTTTGCCCGCAGGTGTTCGCACCATGGATGGTTTCCTTGCCGGAGAACCTATCTTCCTTCGGCTGTTTCAAGGGATGCCTCAGCAGGCGGGACCGTCAAGGTTATACTTTCCAGTGGGGCAGTCATATATATAACTTTACAAACCGAGGGAGGTTGTGTGCATGAGGAGGAAAATTTCCGATGCTGTGGTGCGCCGGTTACCGTTGTACATGCGGGTGTTAGATGAGTACAAGAAGACCGAGGAAAATCCGCTGATCTCTTCCCAGGAACTAGGCGAGCGAGCCGGAGTCAGTTCTTCCCTGGTGCGGAAGGATTTAGCCTGGTTCGGTGAATTCGGCAAACAGGGCGTTGGATATGATGTGGAGTTTTTGCGCAATCGTCTGAAGGCGATCCTCAATCTGGATAAAGAGGTGCCGGTGGCCTTGGTGGGCGTTGGTAGCTTAGGCCTAGCCTTGACCCGTTATGTACATCGTCGGTACCAGGATGAGACCCATTTCAACCTCCATATTGTCGCGCTCTTCGATAACGACACGAACAAGATTGGTGCCCATGTGGACGGTATAGTGATCGATTCACTGGACAAAATACCAGAGAAGGTCCGTAAGTACGATCTCAAGATGGGCCTTATCACCGTGCCCGCTGCCAGTGCCCAGATGGTGGCCGATGCCCTGGTGGCCGCAGGGATTAAGGCGATCTTGAACTTTGCCCCGGCCAACATCACCGTTCCGGAAGGGGTACATCTTACCAGTACGGACTTTAGTCTGGAGATGCAGCGCTTGGCTTACTATACCAGCTAGGCGAAGGCGCAGCACCGTTGGAAGGGGTTAGGGAAGGGGTTTTCCCTTGAAGAATGGGTTTGAGGGAACGCAGTCTACATGAACGTTGGCGCCGGGTGGCGATGAGTTGTCACCAGGACCGCGGCGACGAAGTGCGACAGCTTTTTTCCAATATTTTTCATAGATATGATTTGGTAAACCGGGTATTGACCGCGGGACTGGACGACTACCTGCGGCGGCAGGCGGTGTTGCTGGCGGAGATCCAGCCTGGTTCCATCGTGGTGGACGTGGGTAGTGGCACCGGGGAATTGGCTGTGAAGGCGGCGACCTACCTTGGGTCGGAGGGCAAGGTGTACGGCGTGGATTTCTGCCCTCCGATGCTTCAGGTGGCCCAAAGAAAGGTCCAGAACCGAGGTTTGCAGGAGAAGGTGGAGTTTGTGGTGGGGGATGCCCGGGCGTTACCCTTTCCCGATGCCTTTGCGGACCGGGTTTTAATGGGTTTCACGCTCCGGAACATTCCCACCTATTCCCCGGTTCTCCAGGAGGTGTGCCGGATCCTCAAACCCGACGGCTGTTTTGTATGCCTGGATATGTTTCAGCCTACAGGAAGCCTGCTTTCCCCCTTCAGCCGGTTCTATCTTCACCGGGTGGTGCCGAGGCTTGCGTCCTTTTTTATCCCGGGGGGTGAGTACTCCTATCTGCCTACGTCTTTGCTTACCTTCCCGGATGTGGGTACCTTGAGGAGGATGTTTGCCGAGGTGTTCTCGACGGTATCCTCGCGGACTTACCTGGGGGGGACCTTTGGCATCTTGAAGGCCTTGCGTTAGGCGGGAAGTCTTCCTCCCTAAGACCCCGGGTAAAGACGACCTGCAGAAACTGTGTTATAATCAATCTAAGCAACTCCCACCGACAGGGTTTACCCATTCAGGCCTTTAGGCAGAACGTCTCCCTTCAGCCAACCGGTATCTGCGGGGCAAGGACTTTGGGTGCACCGGCTTTTCACGGGGGATTCTGTGTGTTGTCTTAAGGAGGATTAGCCTTGGGCAGAAGGCGGACCGCAGGTTATTTGTTGATTCAACCGCAACAGTGCCTTGCAAATCAAATGACGAAGTATTCCTGTAGTGCCTGTCGGGAGGTATGTCCTACCGGGGCCATCGATCTGAGTCACGGGTTCCAGATTGACCAGCAGAAATGTACCGGATGTGGTGCCTGCGTCAATGTGTGCCCCGTGGAAGCCGTCCGCTTGGCGGATGTTTCTTACCTGCACTGGTTTTCGGCGGCCTTGAAGCGGGCCCAGGGGCAGAAGGAACTGCGGATCGTCTGTGAACGGGCCGAGGCCGGTTCTGGGGACTTAGTAGTGCCCTGCCTGGGCTGGATTAACGAATGTCTTCTGGTGGGTCTGGGAGCCCTAAGTCCTGTGCGGGTGGTGGAATTGGTGATTGCTCCCTGTGCCGCCTGTGCCGAGAAGAAAAACTTACGAACCGCCAAAAGGCGCATCCGCTGCGCCCGGCAGTTTCTGAAGAGTGCACGCAAGTCCCTGCGGATCACCTTGTCTGACGCGACGGAGATCCCCATGCTTCCCCGGGTCCGTCGGCGGTTTAGGAAGCTGAAACGTCGGCTAAAGGGAAGACTCCGGGTTTTAAGTACGGCCAGTAACCCCCAGTGGCGTCTGGAGAAACGGGAGATCTTGGCCCAGGCTCTAGGGCAGCTGAAACCGAGAAGACCCTTATCCCTTTCCTGGTATGATTACGGCAATATCAAACTGCGGACCGAGCTTTGTACCGGCTGTGGTTATTGTGAAAAAGTGTGTCCCACCGGGGCTTTGAAGTTGGAGTCCGGGGAGCAGGAGGCTGTCTTGACCTTCGATGTTTATCGGTGCATAAAATGCGGCCTGTGCGCCAGCTGGTGCCCCGAGGAGGCTTTGCGGGTGCAAAGGGGTAATACGGGCCATTTCCAACAGCAACAACCGCGGGTCTTGACCCGTTTCCGTACCGGTGCATGTAGTTATTGCGGCCGAGAGGTCACGGTTCCCGTGGGAGCCGAGATGATTTGTCCTACCTGTGCCCGAAACCGCGATCTGGCTGAGGGTTACTTGATCTGAAGATAGGCCGACTTTGTCCTTCGATAGTGTCTTTCCACTTTCCAACTAGATCTGACCAGGGCTAGGGTCCCATAGCCCCGATTTGTAGCTTGAATTATTGTAGAATCCTTTCTTCTTGTAGACTGGAATTTCTGATTTG from the Bacillota bacterium genome contains:
- a CDS encoding redox-sensing transcriptional repressor Rex, which gives rise to MRRKISDAVVRRLPLYMRVLDEYKKTEENPLISSQELGERAGVSSSLVRKDLAWFGEFGKQGVGYDVEFLRNRLKAILNLDKEVPVALVGVGSLGLALTRYVHRRYQDETHFNLHIVALFDNDTNKIGAHVDGIVIDSLDKIPEKVRKYDLKMGLITVPAASAQMVADALVAAGIKAILNFAPANITVPEGVHLTSTDFSLEMQRLAYYTS
- a CDS encoding ubiquinone/menaquinone biosynthesis methyltransferase, with protein sequence MGLRERSLHERWRRVAMSCHQDRGDEVRQLFSNIFHRYDLVNRVLTAGLDDYLRRQAVLLAEIQPGSIVVDVGSGTGELAVKAATYLGSEGKVYGVDFCPPMLQVAQRKVQNRGLQEKVEFVVGDARALPFPDAFADRVLMGFTLRNIPTYSPVLQEVCRILKPDGCFVCLDMFQPTGSLLSPFSRFYLHRVVPRLASFFIPGGEYSYLPTSLLTFPDVGTLRRMFAEVFSTVSSRTYLGGTFGILKALR
- a CDS encoding 4Fe-4S binding protein, which produces MGRRRTAGYLLIQPQQCLANQMTKYSCSACREVCPTGAIDLSHGFQIDQQKCTGCGACVNVCPVEAVRLADVSYLHWFSAALKRAQGQKELRIVCERAEAGSGDLVVPCLGWINECLLVGLGALSPVRVVELVIAPCAACAEKKNLRTAKRRIRCARQFLKSARKSLRITLSDATEIPMLPRVRRRFRKLKRRLKGRLRVLSTASNPQWRLEKREILAQALGQLKPRRPLSLSWYDYGNIKLRTELCTGCGYCEKVCPTGALKLESGEQEAVLTFDVYRCIKCGLCASWCPEEALRVQRGNTGHFQQQQPRVLTRFRTGACSYCGREVTVPVGAEMICPTCARNRDLAEGYLI